The Pyrus communis chromosome 2, drPyrComm1.1, whole genome shotgun sequence genome includes a window with the following:
- the LOC137726134 gene encoding fructose-bisphosphate aldolase 1, chloroplastic-like → MASASFLKSSPVLDKSEWVKGQTLRQPSASSVVRCLPTAPTGLTIRAGSYADELVKTAKTVASPGRGILAMDESNATCGKRLASIGLENTEANRQAYRTLLVSAPGLGQYVSGAILFEETLYQSTVDGKKIVDVLVEQGIVPGIKVDKGLVPLTGSNDESWCQGLDGLASRTAAYYQQGARFAKWRTVVSIPNGPSALAVKEAAWGLARYASIAQDSGLVPIVEPEILLDGEHTIERTFEVALKVWAEVFFYLAENNVLFEGILLKPSMVTPGAEAKERATPQQVADYTLKLLHRRIPPAVPGIMFLSGGQSEVEATLNLNAMNQSPNPWHVSFSYARALQNTCLKIWGGRPENVKAAQDALLIRAKANSLAQLGKYTGEGESEEAKKELFVKGYVY, encoded by the exons ATGGCTTCTGCATCTTTCCTCAAGTCTTCTCCGGTTCTCGACAAGTCTGAGTGGGTGAAGGGCCAGACCCTCCGCCAGCCTTCCGCCTCCTCGGTCGTCAGATGCCTACCCACTGCCCCAACCGGTCTAACCATTCGTGCCGGTTCCTATGCTGATGAGCTTGTTAAGACTGCT AAAACTGTTGCATCCCCAGGCCGTGGAATCTTGGCCATGGATGAGTCCAATGCAACCTGTGGCAAGCGTCTTGCCTCAATCGGGCTAGAGAACACTGAGGCCAACCGCCAAGCCTACCGTACCCTCCTTGTGAGCGCCCCTGGCCTTGGCCAGTACGTTTCAGGTGCCATTCTCTTTGAGGAGACTCTCTACCAATCCACTGTTGATGGAAAGAAGATCGTTGATGTGCTCGTTGAGCAAGGCATCGTCCCCGGGATTAAAGTCGACAAG GGTTTGGTGCCCCTAACTGGTTCCAACGATGAGTCCTGGTGCCAAGGTCTTGATGGTCTTGCCTCTCGCACAGCTGCCTACTACCAGCAGGGAGCTCGTTTCGCCAAATG GCGTACCGTTGTGAGCATCCCCAATGGCCCATCAGCTCTTGCAGTAAAGGAAGCAGCATGGGGTCTCGCTCGCTACGCTTCCATTGCACAA GACAGTGGTTTGGTCCCAATTGTTGAGCCAGAGATCTTGCTTGACGGTGAACACACCATTGAAAGGACTTTCGAAGTCGCCTTGAAGGTGTGGGCCGAGGTTTTCTTCTACCTAGCCGAGAACAATGTCTTGTTCGAGGGTATCCTCCTCAAGCCAAGTATGGTTACTCCTGGTGCAGAGGCCAAGGAAAGAGCCACCCCTCAACAGGTTGCGGACTACACCCTCAAGCTCCTCCACAGGAGAATCCCCCCAGCTGTGCCCGGGATCATG TTTTTGTCTGGTGGACAATCTGAGGTCGAGGCAACCCTGAACTTGAACGCGATGAACCAATCGCCAAACCCATGGCACGTGTCGTTCTCCTACGCCAGAGCTCTCCAAAACACCTGTTTGAAGATATGGGGAGGCAGACCCGAGAACGTGAAGGCAGCTCAGGATGCTCTGCTCATCCGTGCCAAGGCCAACTCACTCGCACAGCTTGGCAAGTACACTGGAGAAGGAGAGTCCGAGGAGGCAAAGAAGGAATTGTTCGTCAAGGGCTATGTGTACTAA